ACTGCGGCTCACCACACGGACGTTCGCCGCCGGGGGGTATGCGCCGCCGATCTGGTAGTCCCAGGGCACGTGCTTGGGCGGGAGGGTCACGGACGCGGGGGCCACGGGGGCGGTGGAGGCCGCCGGTCCGGTCGGTGCCGGGGACGGGCTCGCGCTGTCCGACCCGGCCCGCACCGCCGCGATGCTCAGCCCCGTGACGGCCAGGGCGGCGACGAGCCCGACGAGTCCGACGAGGACGCGGCGCCGGGGCCTCCGGCCGGAGGCGTCGGGGGGAGCGGTGGAGACCTGGTGGTGGGTCTCCGCGGAGCCGGACGGCACCGGGCGCCCGGGCGGCACCGGTACGGGCGATGTGACCGACGCGATCGACGAAGCCGATGCGACCGACGCTTCCGGTGCGCCCGTGTCGTCCGGCAACGCCCGTAGCAGCTCGTGCAGTTCACCCAGGTCCGGCCGCGCCCCCGGTTCCTTGTCCAGGCAGCGTTCGGCGATGCTCCGCAGCGGTTCCGCGACCCCGTCCAGGGCCGGCGGCTCGTACATGACCTGGTAGCCCGTCAGGTACGGGCTGCTGCCGTCGAAGGGGCGGTTGCCGGTGGCCGCGTAGACCAGCAGGGAGCCCAGCGAGAAGACGTCCGAGGCGCCGGTGACCTCGCGCGGCGCGGCGAACTGCTCCGGGGACATGAAGGGCGGGGTGCCGATCAGCCGCCCGGTCATGGTGAGCGCCTCGTTGTCGACGGCGTACGAGATGCCGAAGTCGATGACCCGGGGCCCGTCCTCGGCCATCAGGACGTTGCTCGGCTTCAGGTCCCGGTGCACCATGCCGACCCGGTGGATGTCCCGCAGCGCCTCGACGAGACCCAGCGCGAGCACCCGCAGCGCGCCCCCGCGCAGCGGTCCGTCCTGGGCCACGATGTCCGCGAGGGTGCGGCCCGGGACGTACAGCGTCGCCATCCACGGCTGCGGGGCGTCCGGGTCCGCGTCCACCACCGGGGCCGTGAACGCTCCGCTCACCCGGCGGGCCGCCGCGACCTCCTGCCGGAAGCGGGTGCGGAACTCCTCGTCCAGCGCGTACGCGGGGTGCACCAGCTTGACCGCCACCTGCCGCCCGGAGTCCGAACGGCCGAGGTAGACGACCCCCATGCCACCGCTGCCGAGCCGGTCGACCAGCGTGTAGCCGCCGATGGACTCCGGATCGCCGGGGCTCAGCGACATCGCGGGTCACCTTTCCCAAGTACGCCTGCTCGAAGATACGGGTACCGATGCTCGAAAGTTCAACGACATCAGGCTAGCGGCCGGGGGATGCCACCGGTGTGACCGGTACACCCCCGGCCGACGTCCCCAGCAGCCTCAGCCGTACGTCCCCGGGGCCGGACTCCGTCGTCCCGTCCGAAAGGACCGCCAGGGCGAGGGTGTTGGTGCCCCGGGTGCGCAGGATGCCGTTGGGCAGGACGAAGGTGTGCTGCGGGCCCACGTCGTTGACGTACTGGCCCATGTTCCAGCCGTTGAGGAAGATCTGGACGCGGTAGGCGCGCTTCGGGTCGTCGTCGAGGACGAGTCCGACGGAGGCGTCGATGCCGGAGTCCACGGCGAGCCGGAACGTCGTCCGATACCAGGTGACCCC
Above is a window of Streptomyces griseorubiginosus DNA encoding:
- a CDS encoding endo alpha-1,4 polygalactosaminidase — protein: MSLSPGDPESIGGYTLVDRLGSGGMGVVYLGRSDSGRQVAVKLVHPAYALDEEFRTRFRQEVAAARRVSGAFTAPVVDADPDAPQPWMATLYVPGRTLADIVAQDGPLRGGALRVLALGLVEALRDIHRVGMVHRDLKPSNVLMAEDGPRVIDFGISYAVDNEALTMTGRLIGTPPFMSPEQFAAPREVTGASDVFSLGSLLVYAATGNRPFDGSSPYLTGYQVMYEPPALDGVAEPLRSIAERCLDKEPGARPDLGELHELLRALPDDTGAPEASVASASSIASVTSPVPVPPGRPVPSGSAETHHQVSTAPPDASGRRPRRRVLVGLVGLVAALAVTGLSIAAVRAGSDSASPSPAPTGPAASTAPVAPASVTLPPKHVPWDYQIGGAYPPAANVRVVSRSYEDAPAAGLYNICNINAYQAETGEERDWDADLLLRDAGGKVVHDKDWDEAVLDIRTAAKRERIAAELDTWIDTCAAKGYRAVEPDNYDSFTRFPSYLEAGQAKALMKLLAVHAHAKGLAVAQKNTAELLSDHASVGLDFAVVEECAEYDECGEFADAFGGNVLVVEYTEKGLARACADWGGTLSVVRRDADVVPEGAAGFLRGTC